In the genome of Candoia aspera isolate rCanAsp1 chromosome 1, rCanAsp1.hap2, whole genome shotgun sequence, one region contains:
- the POLH gene encoding DNA polymerase eta: protein MTWGQERVVALADMDCFFVQVEQRLDPGLRGKPCVVVQYKTWKGGGIIAVSYEARAFGVKRNMWAADAKKLCPDLQLARVPVARGKADLARYREASIEVMEVMSRFAVIERASIDEAYLDLTQAIQERLQKMKGQPISAEQLGTTYIQGFPNSLEAEENADNKEELRQRGVCQWLRALPFGDPSNPELQLTMGAVIMEEMRAAVESVTGFRCSVGISHNKVLAKLACGLNKPNRQTLVSQGAVPQLFSKMPISNIRNLGGKLGASIIELLGVQYMGQLIQFSESQLQTHFGEKTGSWLYELCRGIDYEPVKARQLPKSIGCSKNFPGKTALVTQKQVQYWLLQLALELEERLNKDRDQNNRVAKQLRVGIHMQGSKHASGLSRCCALSQYDAQKMSRDAFALIQNCNTAAGQQATWSLPVTVLQLSASKFSKVSTVSSVDITSFLTNHSQRTQNTTTTTDGMNAKFLGSPKKETSKKAVNAIQMLFQRAAKRKQAQAITESFVPGVSDMVAPPATQSMSCHISSQITETPMEPSNPNLTQKQLLMEQSLQEAALTGEGYVSSSEIKMFPDSFKEEKVQPAPGLLQEGATSLVVPSSVDDCLLCEKCNQKVVVWEFTEHLDYHFAVELQNSFSGSSSFRSADSLGSPVKDKNKSKEQRTTSAKRPKQDAIRTLDFFFKPLKP from the exons GATAATTGCTGTGAGCTATGAAGCACGTGCTTTTGGAGTTAAACGGAACATGTGGGCTGCTGATGCCAAGAAGTTGTGCCCAGATCTCCAGTTGGCTAGAGTGCCAGTGGCTCGTGGCAAAGCAGATCTTGCCAG ATACCGAGAAGCCAGCATAGAGGTGATGGAAGTAATGTCACGTTTTGCTGTGATTGAACGTGCCAGCATTGATGAAGCTTACCTGGACTTAACTCAAGCTATACAGGAAAGGCTGCAGAAGATGAAGGGGCAACCTATTTCAGCAGAGCAGTTGGGAACTACGTACATTCAAGGATTCCCAAATAGCCTTGaagcagaagaaaatgcagaCAACAAAG AGGAGCTGCGGCAACGTGGTGTGTGCCAGTGGCTCAGAGCATTGCCTTTTGGAGATCCCAGCAATCCAGAGCTGCAGCTGACAATGGGGGCAGTGATCATGGAAGAAATGAGGGCTGCTGTGGAGTCTGTCACTGGATTTCGGTGTTCTGTTGGAATTTCTCACAACAAG GTGTTAGCAAAACTGGCCTGTGGCCTCAACAAACCAAATCGACAGACTCTGGTATCACAGGGGGCTGTTCCTCAGCTCTTTAGCAAGATGCCAATCAGCAACAT TCGCAACCTTGGAGGGAAACTAGGTGCTTCTATTATTGAACTTCTGGGAGTGCAGTATATGGGACAGCTGATCCAGTTCAGTGAATCACAGCTTCAGACACATTTTGGAGAGAAGACCGG ATCCTGGTTATATGAACTGTGCAGAGGAATTGACTATGAGCCTGTGAAAGCTAGACAATTGCCAAAGTCCATTGGCTGCAGTAAGAATTTCCCTGGAAAAACAGCATTGGTTACTCAGAAGCAG GTGCAGTACTGGCTCTTGCAGTTGGCTTTGGAGCTGGAGGAGAGATTGAATAAGGACAGAGACCAG AACAACCGGGTAGCTAAACAATTGCGTGTTGGGATCCATATGCAGGGTAGTAAACATGCCAGTGGTCTGTCACGCTGCTGTGCCTTATCCCAGTACGATGCTCAAAAAATGAGCAGAGATGCCTTTGCACTAATCCAGAACTGCAACACagcagcaggccagcaggcaaCATG GTCTCTTCCTGTTACAGTTCTCCAGCTCTCTGCAAGCAAGTTTTCTAAGGTTTCTACAGTATCGTCTGTGGACATTACTTCCTTCTTGACTAATCATAGCCAGCGTActcaaaacaccaccaccactactgATGGCATGAATGCAAAGTTTCTTGGAAGTCCCAAAAAGGAGACCAGCAAGAAGGCAGTTAATGCTATTCAAATGCTCTTTCAAAgggcagcaaaaagaaaacaggcCCAGGCTATCACTGAGTCTTTTGTTCCTGGTGTAAGTGATATGGTAGCACCACCAGCTACTCAATCTATGAGTTGTCACATCAGCAGCCAAATTACAGAAACCCCCATGGAACCAAGCAACCCAAACCTGACGCAGAAGCAGCTGTTGATGGAACAATCTCTGCAGGAGGCTGCTTTGACTGGTGAAGGTTACGTATCATCTTCAGAAATTAAAATGTTTCCTGATTCGTTTAAAGAAGAGAAAGTGCAGCCTGCTCCTGGACTTTTGCAGGAGGGAGCTACGAGTTTGGTTGTTCCCTCCTCAGTGGATGACTGCTTGTTGTGTGAGAAATGCAACCAAAAAGTGGTAGTGTGGGAGTTCACTGAACACTTAGATTACCACTTTGCTGTGGAGCTGCAGAATTCTTTCTCAGGATCTAGTTCCTTCAGGTCAGCTGATTCTCTTGGCAGTCCAGTGAAGgacaaaaataaatcaaaggaACAGAGAACCACCAGTGCCAAACGGCCAAAGCAAGATGCAATTAGgactttagatttcttttttaaaccactgAAGCCATAG